From one Triticum aestivum cultivar Chinese Spring chromosome 4B, IWGSC CS RefSeq v2.1, whole genome shotgun sequence genomic stretch:
- the LOC123092615 gene encoding protein TOC75, chloroplastic, with amino-acid sequence MALTSQSLFFTPSPAGPSRRGRGRPVTMSAAASHNSQPRNNPFAVSSSAPKSESNTSKTDLALGSAIAAAASGAFLLASSGGFGGGPGGPLGGGGGWGGGGGGGGAGGGGGGGFWSRIFSAGAANADDKSSSDWDPHGLPANITVPLSKLSGLKRYKLSELKFFDRAAPGGGGATDAGPEDSFFEMVTLQPGGVYTKSQLLKELETLVSCGMFERVDLEGKAKPDGTLGLTVSFTESVWSAAKQFKCINVGLMAQSGQADFDQDMTEREKMDYLRKQERDYQQRVRGAMPCILPESVRGEVLAMMKKQEKVSARMLQKIRDHVQKWYHNEGFVCAQVVNFGNLNTSEVVCEVVEGDITKVEYQFQDKLGNFVEGNTQIPIIDRELPQQLRPGHIFNIGAGKQALKNINSLALFSNIEVNPRPDETKEGGIVVEIKLKELEPKSAEVSTEWSIVPGRQGRPTLASIQPGGTVSFEHRNIYGLNRSIVGSVTSSNLLNPQDDLSFKLEYVHPYLDGVDDRNKNRTFKTSCFNTRKLSPVFVAGPNMDEAPPVWVDRVGFKANITESFTRQSKFTYGLVVEEITTRDETNSICTHGSRAMPSGGLSMDGPPTTLSGTGVDRMAFLQANITRDNTEFVNGAVIGDRCIFQLDQGLGIGSKSPLFNRHQLTLTKFINLNNQEKGVGKPLPAVLVLHGHYAGCVGDLPSYDAFTLGGPYSVRGYGMGELGASRNVLEVAGEVRIPVKNTYVYGFAEHGTDLGSSKDVKGNPTEFFRRVGHGSSYGVGVKLGLVRGEYIVDHNTGAGTVFFRFGERF; translated from the exons ATGGCGCTCACCTCCCAGAGCCTCTTCTTCACCCCGTCGCCCGCCGGGCCTTCCCGGCGAGGCCGGGGGCGCCCCGTCACCATGTCCGCCGCCGCATCGCACAACTCGCAACCCCGAAACAACCCCTTCGCCGTCTCATCCTCCGCCCCCAAATCCGAATCCAATACCTCCAAAACCGACCTCGCCCTTGgctccgccatcgccgccgccgcctccggcgcTTTCCTCCTCGCCTCCTCTGGCGGCTTTGGGGGCGGCCCCGGGGGCCCCCTCGGCGGGGGAGGcggatggggcggcggcggcggcggcggcggtgccggtggcgggggcggcgggggcttCTGGTCGCGGATCTTCTCCGCCGGCGCGGCGAATGCCGACGACAAGTCGTCGTCCGACTGGGACCCGCATGGCCTCCCGGCCAACATCACCGTGCCGCTCTCGAAGCTGAGCGGCTTGAAGAGATACAAGTTGTCGGAGCTCAAGTTCTTCGACCGTGCCGCCCCTGGCGGAGGTGGCGCCACGGATGCCGGGCCAGAGGATTCCTTCTTCGAGATGGTTACCCTGCAGCCAGGCGGCGTGTACACCAAGTCGCAGCTTCTGAAAGAGCTCGAGACGCTAGTCTCCTGCGGCATGTTCGAGCGGGTTGACCTAGAAGGGAAGGCCAAACCTGACGGCACCCTTGGCCTCACCGTCTCCTTCACAGAGAGCGTCTGGAGTGCAGCCAAGCAGTTCAAGTGCATCAATGTTGGGCTTATGGCGCAGTCCGGCCAGGCTGACTTCGATCAGGACATGACTGAGAGGGAGAAGATGGACTACCTTCGGAAGCAGGAACGGGATTACCAGCAGCGTGTCCGCGGTGCCATGCCGTGCATTTTGCCAGAGTCCGTCCGAGGGGAGGTTCTGGCAATGATGAAAAAACAGGAGAAGGTGAGTGCCAGGATGCTGCAGAAGATCAGGGACCATGTTCAGAAATGGTACCACAATGAGGGCTTTGTATGCGCACAAGTGGTGAACTTTGGAAACCTTAACACCAGTGAGGTTGTGTGTGAGGTGGTCGAGGGGGACATAACCAAAGTGGAGTACCAGTTCCAGGATAAGCTAGGGAATTTTGTGGAAGGGAATACCCAAATTCCTATCATCGACCGGGAGCTGCCCCAGCAG CTTCGACCTGGTCATATCTTTAATATTGGAGCAGGAAAACAAGCTCTGAAGAATATAAATTCGCTCGCTTTATTCTCCAATATAGAAGTGAATCCACGTCCCGATGAGACAAAAGAAGGTGGTATTGTTGTTGAAATTAAGCTTAAGGAACTAGAACCAAAGTCTGCTGAAGTAAGCACAGAGTGGAGTATTGTACCTGGACGTCAAGGCAGACCCACCCTG GCATCCATTCAACCTGGAGGAACTGTGTCATTTGAGCACCGCAACATCTATGGTCTTAACAGATCCATTGTTGGTTCTGTGACATCCAGCAACCTGCTCAACCCTCAG GATGATCTTTCATTCAAGCTTGAATACGTCCATCCTTATTTGGACGGTGTGGATGACCGTAATAAGAACCGCACCTTCAAAACTAGCTGCTTCAACACCAGGAAATTGAGTCCTGTCTTTGTTGCTGGCCCCAATATGGATGAAGCTCCACCTGTCTGGGTTGACCGAGTTGGATTTAAAGCCAACATAACAGAG AGCTTCACAAGGCAGAGCAAATTCACATATGGCCTCGTGGTGGAAGAGATTACAACACGTGATGAAACCAACAGTATCTGTACACATGGTTCTCGGGCAATGCCTAGTGGCGGCTTGAGCATGGATGGACCTCCCACGACCCTCAGTGGTACTGGTGTAGATCGAATGGCATTTCTACAAGCAAATATTACTCGAGACAATACAGAATTTGTAAATGGTGCAGTCATTGGTGACAGATGTATTTTCCAG TTGGATCAAGGTCTTGGCATTGGAAGCAAAAGCCCACTCTTTAACCGTCATCAGCTTACATTGACAAAGTTCATTAATTTAAATAATCAAGAGAAAGGTGTTGGCAAGCCGCTGCCAGCTGTGTTGGTTCTTCATGGTCATTATGCAGGTTGTGTAGGAGATCTGCCGAGCTATGATGCATTTACACTTGGAGGACCTTACTCAGTTAGGGGCTATGGTATGGGTGAACTGGGTGCATCTAGGAATGTTCTGGAG GTTGCTGGTGAGGTGCGCATACCCGTGAAGAACACATATGTTTATGGATTTGCTGAGCATGGCACCGACCTTGGGAGTTCCAAGGATGTGAAAGGGAACCCTACTGAGTTCTTCCGACGCGTTGGCCATGGATCTTCTTATGGTGTTGGCGTCAAGCTTGGCTTGGTAAGAGGAGAGTACATCGTAGATCACAATACTGGGGCTGGAACCGTCTTCTTCAGATTTGGCGAGAGATTCTGA